The Cryptosporangium minutisporangium genomic sequence CTCCCCCTTCGTCGTCTGCGCGGTGCGGGCGATCAACGACTTTCGGGCAATCAAAAAGGCGAAGGCCGGCACTCGGTCGTGCTGGCCTTCGCCCTAGTCAGCGGCTGCTGTGGGTCAGAGCGGACGGATGTTCGCCGCCTGCGGGCCCTTCTGGCCCTGCGTCACGTCGAACTCGACCTGCTGACCGTCGGTCAGCTCCTTGTAGCCCTGGGTCTGGATCGCTGAGTAGTGGGCGAAGACATCGGGGCCTCCACCGTCCGGCGCGATGAAGCCGAAACCCTTTTCCGCGTTGAACCACTTGACGGTGCCGGTTGCCATGCACGTTCTCCCTCTGGCGGGCAGTGTCGGACCCACACTTCGTGGGCCCCATGTCGCGGTCGTGCTCGCCCAGCTCCAAAAGGAGGCCAGAACAAACAAGAGCGCCTGGATTACAACCCAGGCGCTCTTTTCATGCGAACCAAAGACTGCAACGGCGGTAACCGTAGCATGCAGGCCCGCGGTCTATCTCGTCACCGGCTCTAATGTTTGTCCGCACGTCTGCGGACGGCTAGTGGCGCCCCGGCTAGGTCTTCCTCGTTGCAGAGCAACTTGACCTCGTAATAGGGCGCGCCCTCGTCGTCGTCGTAGTCCAGGTGGATGGCGATGACGTCCACCGGCTCGGACAGCCACGCTTCGGTCTCCCGGAGCCAGGCTGCTGCGCGTTCCAAGGCGCTGGGTAGGTCGTCGTCGCGGAACTGAACCGGACGGTAGGGCACCCCCTCGACGCGGTCATTCGGGTGCGCCGGAGCAGGAAGGTCGACTGCCAGGCCGGACTCGTCGAGCCGGAGCTCGATCGTCTCCTCGATCACCTCATCGAGTCTTCGCCATTCTCGGCCGGTCCACAAGCCGAGACGGGTAAGTGTTACCCGGTCGAGCACCGCGGCTCGTCCGGTTGGGCCGGGTTGACCCGTCGAGGTGGTCAGGTGAGCCGACGAGCCGGCCGCGCCGTGCGTCCGCTGGGTCACTTTCTCGACGAGCGAGGGTGGGAACGCGGCGACGCGTTCCCACCCTCGCTCGGTTCGATCGGGAAGCCCTGGAGCTACCGCGGGTCGTTGGTGTCCCCGCCGCCGGTGCGTTCCTGGGCGAGGTCCACACCCTTGTCGATCTGCGACGAGTGCTTCTGCCCGGTGCGGTCGTCCACCAGGTCGCCGCCTTTCTCCAGGCCCTGGTCGACCTGCTTGTCATGCTTATCGGCGAGATCCTTCGCCTTGTCCATGAAGCTCATCCGCACCTCCTGAGGGAAGCGATCCGGGCGCGGGGAGTGCCGGATCGTCACGTAGGTGATCGGAGGCCGGGTTCCCGGCCGGGCTCGGACCAAACGGTCAATCGTTGCGCGGCGCCGGGACTCCCACCGGGTTGGGGAACGGCAGGACGCCGGCGGCCACGATCGTCGTCGCGAGCGGGGTCAGCAGCTCGGTCAGCTCGACCGTCCGCTCCGTCCCCAGGACGCGGTACGGGCCGGTGGCCAACCGGTCGGTGTCCTCCTCCAGCGTCTCCCGGGCCGCCGTCCCCTGCGGGGTGAGCGTCCAGTCCTCCCGGAGCCAGCCGCGGGCGACGAGGTTCTCGACCCCGGCGTCCCAGTCGTCGTCCGACCACTTCCGGGCCGTCCGCAGCAACTCCGCCGACGACCGGCCGGACGCGATCGACAGGATGTGCGCCTCGACCGGGCCGATCTCACCGGCCACCAGGAGCGCGACGTGGCCGTCGCCGCGGTGCTCGCGCAGCACCGTGAGCGCGTGCCAGAGCGCCAGGTGCGGCTCTTCCGGGACCGGGAGGGCGGCGTTCGCGGCGGCCAGCGGCCGACCGGAGATCTCCGGACCGCGGACCGCCGCGGCGGCCTCCAGTGCGAGATCGGTGGCCTGGCGGATGGTCGGGTCCTCGGCGATGTTTTCACCGGCCAGCCGCCGCAGCGCGGCGTCGACGCCGGCCAGGCGCGCCTCGATCAGCTGCTCGGGCGTGGCGTAGGACCAGACGTCGGGCACGGCCCGCTGCACCATCGCCGGGTGGAAGTTGTGGAACGTCGCGGTCACCGTCGCGGCCGAAACCGCGCCCAACGGCGCTGCCCGGCAGCCGAAGTAGCCCATCCAGTAGCCCTTGAGTCCGAGCGCGTCGGTCACCTGCCGGCTCTCCGGCGCGAAGTAACTCAAGATGTGGACGACCTCGAGGGCCTCCCACGCACGGCGGGCCAGTGCGGGGAACGGGTCGCGGAGATCGGGCACAGATCCTCCCGGGCGGCGGAGGGACGAGCGGGCGTCAGTCAGCGTGCCACAGGACTCAGCGCGATCGCCTCCTCACCAGATAGTTCCCGCAGTTCGGACCGATTGACTGGGTATTCGCCCGGTGGTCGCTGTCGGTTTGACATGGCAACCTGGTTCACGTGAGTGACGACGTGTTGGAGTTCGACGCGACGACCATCCCCGGGCGGCCGTGCTCGATGGCCGCCGCCCTGTCCCTGGTCGGCGAGAAGTGGGCCTTGTTCGCGGTCCGCGAGATCTTCTGGGGCAACCACCGGTTCGACGAGATCGCCCGGAACACGGGAGCGCCGCGCGACCGGCTGGCCGCGCGGCTGCGAGGGCTGGAGGCGGCCGGCGTCGTCGAGCGTCGCCCTTACTCGGATCGTCCGCTGCGCCACGAGTACCACCTGACGCCGGCGGGCCGGGACCTCTCGACCGTCATGCAGGCGCTGCGGAGCTGGGGCGACCGCTGGCTGATCGGGGAGCCACCGGCCGCGGTCGCCCACAGCTGCGGGGAAGACCTGGATGCGTTATACGTGTGCCGCCACTGCGGCGACGAGGTGCGCAACCGCGACCTCGAGCTGCAGATGCGCACCCCGCACTGGGACCTCGCCGGTCCGGTTGCGCCGCCCGCCCAGGAGGAGGCCGCCGCGCGGGCCTGACCTCCGGCTCTGCCCTGATCCGCGACGCCCCGCCTTGGACGGGGCGCGACGTCGGCGATCGATCGCTTCAGAACAGCTGGTGGCGGCGGTAGTGGCCGTCGAGCGTGCGCACCCACAGCGGGGGACGGGCGTAGTAGGACGGATCGTCCCAGAGCCGACCGAGGTAGTACCCGCCGAGCAGTGCGATCAGTGTGCCGGTCCGGCGGCGGCGGGTGAGCCGGATCAGCAGCAGCATCCCGATCGTCAGGAGGGTGCGTTTCACGCCGCCCACCGCCGTGCCGGGGGCGCCGGCGTACGCGCCGGACGCCGGGTCAGCGGAGTCACCCGCGGCTCGGCCGCGCACTCGGCTGCGTAACGGACCCGAGCCGCCGCCGTTCCGGCTTCCACGCGCCGGGGGTGCCGGTACTG encodes the following:
- a CDS encoding cold-shock protein, with product MATGTVKWFNAEKGFGFIAPDGGGPDVFAHYSAIQTQGYKELTDGQQVEFDVTQGQKGPQAANIRPL
- a CDS encoding antitoxin, whose translation is MSFMDKAKDLADKHDKQVDQGLEKGGDLVDDRTGQKHSSQIDKGVDLAQERTGGGDTNDPR
- a CDS encoding SCO6745 family protein translates to MPDLRDPFPALARRAWEALEVVHILSYFAPESRQVTDALGLKGYWMGYFGCRAAPLGAVSAATVTATFHNFHPAMVQRAVPDVWSYATPEQLIEARLAGVDAALRRLAGENIAEDPTIRQATDLALEAAAAVRGPEISGRPLAAANAALPVPEEPHLALWHALTVLREHRGDGHVALLVAGEIGPVEAHILSIASGRSSAELLRTARKWSDDDWDAGVENLVARGWLREDWTLTPQGTAARETLEEDTDRLATGPYRVLGTERTVELTELLTPLATTIVAAGVLPFPNPVGVPAPRND
- a CDS encoding helix-turn-helix domain-containing protein encodes the protein MSDDVLEFDATTIPGRPCSMAAALSLVGEKWALFAVREIFWGNHRFDEIARNTGAPRDRLAARLRGLEAAGVVERRPYSDRPLRHEYHLTPAGRDLSTVMQALRSWGDRWLIGEPPAAVAHSCGEDLDALYVCRHCGDEVRNRDLELQMRTPHWDLAGPVAPPAQEEAAARA